Part of the Streptomyces sp. RFCAC02 genome is shown below.
AAGGAGCTCAACACCCCGAGCATCCTGCTCAGCATCCCGAAGGACGAGATGCCCATCTGGGGCGTCAAGCCGGCCCAGCGCAAGAAGGGCCGCGGCCTGCTGATGCACCGCCGCCTCGGCAACGTGCCGATCCAGCTCGTGCGCACCGACTCGCCCCTCGCCGCCGGTGACACGCCCGACGGGCCGCACGCCCCCTCGACCACCACCCCGTCCACCCCCAGGAACCGTTCATGAGCGCCAGCACCATCCAGCCGCCGGCGACCCCCGGCGGACCGGGTCCCCAGCCGGGCACAGGCACGGCGTCGGGCACCGACTTCGTCCGCGTCGGCCTCGCGGGCCCCGCCGGCCGCGCCGACCTCGCCGTGCCCGCGACCGTCCCCATCGCCCGGCTCATGCCCGCGCTGCTCGGCCACGCCGGCGAGGACCCGGGTCCCGACGGCGGCGTGCGGCACGGCGGCTGGATCCTGCGCCGCACGGACGGCACCCGCCTCGACCCGGCGGCCTCCCTCGCCGTCCAGGGCGTCACCGAGGGCGACCTGCTCTTCCTCGGGCACGGCACGGACGACACGACGCCGCCGCTGTACGACGACGTGGTCGAGGTCATCGGCGAGCACGGCGTACGGCATGCCTGGGCCGCGGGACCCACCCGCGGCACCGCAGGCGCCCTCGCCGTCATCGCCACCCTCGGCACCTGCGCCGCCCTCGCCGCGGCGCCCGGCCGGCTGCCCGGCTGGCTCGGCCTCGCCACCGCGGCCCTCGCGCTCGCCGTGGGCGTCCTGATGTCCCGTGCGTTCGCCGACGTACGGGCCGGCACCTGGGCCGGGATCCTCGCCGCGCCGGCCGCCATGCTCGGCGCCGTCCGGCTGCTGGGCACCGAGGGCGGCACCGCCGAGGGCTTCACGGCGGGCCACCTGCTGCTGGCCTGCGCGGTCCTCGCGGTCGTGGGGGCCGCGGGACCCGTGCTGATCGGCGGCGGCGACGGGGCGTTCGCCTCCCTCGTCGTCGCGGGTCCCCTGGCGGCGCTCGGCGCACTGCAGTGCGCGGTGTGGGACGTGTCCCCCGTACGGGCCGCGGCCGTCGCTGCCCCCCTCGCCCTCGCGCTGACGACGCTGTGGCCGACGGTGGCGCTGCGCGTCGCCCGTGTCCCGGCGCCGCAGGTGGCCGCCACCACGGAGGAGCTCGAAGCGCTCCGCAGCCAGTTGGAGCACGACCGGCTGCGGTCCCGCGTCGTGCGGGCGCGGCGCCTCCTGACCGGCATGCTGACCGGCAGCCACGTCGTCGCGGGCGGCGGCACGCTCGTCCTGTTCGGCGCGGGCGGCCTGTGGGCGCGGCTGCTCGGCGGCGTCCTCGTCCTGCTGATGCTGCTGCGGTCGCGGCTGTTCAAGGAACGCGCGCAGAGCGCCGTGCCGATCGTGA
Proteins encoded:
- the eccD gene encoding type VII secretion integral membrane protein EccD, coding for MSASTIQPPATPGGPGPQPGTGTASGTDFVRVGLAGPAGRADLAVPATVPIARLMPALLGHAGEDPGPDGGVRHGGWILRRTDGTRLDPAASLAVQGVTEGDLLFLGHGTDDTTPPLYDDVVEVIGEHGVRHAWAAGPTRGTAGALAVIATLGTCAALAAAPGRLPGWLGLATAALALAVGVLMSRAFADVRAGTWAGILAAPAAMLGAVRLLGTEGGTAEGFTAGHLLLACAVLAVVGAAGPVLIGGGDGAFASLVVAGPLAALGALQCAVWDVSPVRAAAVAAPLALALTTLWPTVALRVARVPAPQVAATTEELEALRSQLEHDRLRSRVVRARRLLTGMLTGSHVVAGGGTLVLFGAGGLWARLLGGVLVLLMLLRSRLFKERAQSAVPIVTALATAVGVAAFVVTERLGEKLSLLGVVFPAMLVVALIAGCVGLFAGRYRLNPRVSRALDMVETLFLLAVVPLALAVWEVYTALLDLKA